One genomic segment of Salinibacter grassmerensis includes these proteins:
- a CDS encoding peptidase domain-containing ABC transporter, with amino-acid sequence MPKRGDGALSDQSTTASQTGASSPDRSLDEQAVEAFEIVQRRVDRDVSPERLRGFLQVKTVTPDTILGLLADYGRARGLVMKPRALSPSDVLKAAAPGDLVLMPDRNLGVVEETRTSVLSVRSFGRDEVQRVGPDALTGPDGAVSLLHIEGETPHFLNSERRSSSGSDVRSAEYIHDPHDHRENIQETFASLLSLLGDEDKDLVTVAVYAAMVAIFSLTVPLASQGIIDSVSLGTFTNQIVVLCFAITVGLLLYGGFDILKYYTVDMLQRRLFASTSMEMAYRLPLMKRSELEGEYGPALVNRFFDVVSMQKSLSKILLDGMVYALIALVSLILLTVYSSFFLIVGLMAVLFTPVLIWGLGRRGLRTSIEQSSFKYATAHWLEDLARCQQSFKLNGSPSYVHARTDRLASDYVRARGNHFRIFGRQLAAAAAFRAIIVGLALGIGGYLVTQGDITLGQFVAAELLIVYLTNNGFSLVQLFASGYDLLTAISKILHVTEKPLEEVGGEEVPPESGPASLRLRNVTVGYEDASPALSEVSFDVAPGEHLCIVGNSGAGKTTLTQALVRMHDLDQGQIMFDGHDIARLDPQAYRSVVGLALSNDELFKGTVEENITMGRSLSYADVEQALHLSCLEDAILELPDGLQTPITSAGLALPQGMVRRIMIARAVIGEPRLLILDEPLNGIEDPVKKTLADRLYDHDAWTIVSAADDNPTAVRRADQVLVLEQGEIVWRGAADQLSNESDDFLRRHFSRFVSTIQDDGVPS; translated from the coding sequence ATGCCGAAACGCGGTGATGGAGCCCTCAGTGACCAATCGACGACAGCCTCTCAGACCGGGGCGTCCTCTCCAGACCGATCGTTAGACGAGCAGGCTGTCGAGGCGTTTGAGATCGTCCAGCGGCGTGTTGACCGGGACGTGAGCCCCGAGCGCCTTCGCGGATTCTTGCAGGTGAAGACGGTTACCCCGGATACCATCCTCGGTCTCCTGGCCGACTATGGGCGCGCCCGTGGCCTGGTCATGAAGCCCCGGGCCCTTTCCCCCTCCGATGTGCTCAAGGCGGCGGCCCCCGGCGATTTGGTGCTCATGCCGGATCGGAATCTCGGGGTGGTGGAGGAGACCCGCACCAGCGTCCTCTCCGTACGCAGCTTTGGGCGGGATGAGGTGCAACGTGTAGGCCCGGACGCTTTGACAGGACCCGACGGGGCGGTGTCTCTTCTCCACATCGAGGGGGAGACGCCTCATTTTCTCAACAGCGAACGGCGGTCCTCGTCGGGTTCGGACGTCCGCTCCGCAGAATACATCCACGACCCGCACGACCACCGTGAGAACATCCAGGAGACCTTCGCCAGTCTCCTCAGCCTGCTGGGCGACGAGGACAAGGACCTCGTCACGGTAGCGGTCTACGCCGCCATGGTGGCGATCTTCTCGCTCACGGTTCCTCTTGCGTCGCAGGGCATCATCGACTCGGTGTCGCTGGGCACGTTCACCAATCAGATCGTGGTGCTTTGCTTCGCGATCACCGTGGGGCTGTTGCTCTACGGGGGCTTCGACATTCTGAAGTACTACACGGTGGACATGCTTCAGCGTCGCCTCTTTGCCTCCACGTCCATGGAGATGGCCTACCGACTGCCCCTCATGAAACGGTCGGAGCTAGAGGGGGAGTACGGACCGGCCCTGGTCAACCGGTTCTTCGACGTGGTCTCGATGCAGAAGAGCCTGTCGAAGATTCTTCTGGACGGGATGGTGTACGCACTCATCGCGCTGGTGAGCCTCATCCTGCTCACGGTGTACAGCTCCTTTTTCCTGATTGTGGGCCTGATGGCCGTCTTATTTACCCCGGTACTCATTTGGGGGCTGGGCCGAAGGGGCCTGCGAACAAGCATCGAACAGTCGAGCTTCAAGTACGCCACGGCCCACTGGTTGGAAGACCTCGCCCGGTGCCAGCAAAGCTTCAAGCTGAACGGGTCCCCGTCATATGTGCACGCCCGCACCGACCGGCTCGCCTCCGACTACGTCCGGGCCCGCGGCAACCACTTCCGAATTTTTGGGCGTCAGCTTGCGGCCGCGGCGGCCTTCCGGGCCATCATCGTGGGTCTCGCCCTCGGGATTGGCGGGTACCTGGTCACGCAGGGCGACATCACGCTTGGCCAGTTCGTTGCGGCGGAGCTTCTGATCGTCTACCTCACCAACAACGGCTTCAGCCTGGTTCAGCTTTTCGCGTCCGGGTATGACCTGCTGACGGCGATCAGCAAGATCCTGCACGTCACCGAAAAGCCCCTGGAGGAGGTCGGCGGCGAGGAGGTACCCCCCGAATCCGGCCCCGCCTCGCTTCGCTTGCGCAACGTCACCGTCGGGTACGAGGACGCCTCGCCGGCACTCAGCGAGGTCTCGTTCGACGTAGCGCCGGGCGAACACCTGTGCATCGTTGGGAACAGTGGGGCCGGAAAGACAACTCTCACGCAGGCCCTCGTGCGAATGCATGATCTCGATCAGGGTCAGATCATGTTCGACGGGCACGACATCGCCCGCCTCGATCCGCAGGCGTACCGGAGCGTCGTGGGCCTGGCCCTGTCCAATGATGAATTGTTCAAGGGCACGGTGGAGGAAAACATCACCATGGGCCGCTCGCTGAGCTACGCGGACGTGGAGCAGGCCCTCCATCTGTCGTGCCTTGAGGATGCCATTCTGGAGCTTCCCGACGGACTGCAGACCCCCATCACGTCTGCGGGCCTCGCACTTCCGCAGGGAATGGTCCGGCGCATTATGATCGCGCGGGCGGTGATCGGGGAGCCTCGGCTGCTGATTCTGGACGAGCCGTTGAACGGCATCGAGGACCCGGTGAAGAAGACCCTGGCCGACCGGCTGTACGATCACGACGCGTGGACCATCGTCTCCGCGGCCGACGACAACCCGACGGCCGTGCGCCGGGCCGATCAGGTTCTTGTGCTGGAGCAGGGAGAGATCGTGTGGCGGGGCGCAGCGGATCAGCTGAGCAACGAGTCCGATGACTTCCTCCGGCGGCACTTTTCCCGCTTCGTTTCGACAATACAGGACGACGGGGTCCCGTCCTGA
- a CDS encoding HlyD family secretion protein — translation MSADRPDSDSSPDALPPAWERQWLQPTAKMDAPTNLGRTSALEAAQSPAITRSILVVSAFFLVALGVALTFIPWRQTVSGSGEVTAYAPEARPRTVESRISGRVTDWHVVEGDEVAEGDTIAVLGDLGSSYLDDQFADRVAEQRTNKLNGLRLEVEQARQKLAQARQKRRSAEAKVENAALGISTARTRLARIEDLQSDGISSVRDLETARLKFRKARTDSVAAAADLAAARRAVESARLNVDRKEQKLGAQQAALSRKVDNARERASNAVVRAPIGGTVSSINRVGPGQTVKKGTSLATVAPETDDRAAELFVSSIGASLVEPGRQVQLQFSGFPALQFSGLPDVSTGTFRGTVRFIDPIGDGSGRFRMLVVPDTTTDDSSWPSPEYLRQGAPAKGAVLLSNVSLGYEIWRRMNGLPPQLSTQQGAASAK, via the coding sequence ATGAGCGCTGACCGTCCCGACTCGGACTCCTCTCCGGATGCACTGCCTCCTGCATGGGAACGGCAATGGCTGCAGCCAACGGCTAAGATGGACGCGCCCACGAACCTGGGGCGCACGAGTGCCCTCGAGGCGGCCCAGTCCCCCGCAATCACGCGCTCGATTCTCGTCGTCTCGGCGTTTTTTCTCGTCGCCCTGGGGGTGGCGCTGACATTCATTCCGTGGCGCCAGACGGTCTCCGGCAGCGGTGAGGTGACGGCGTACGCCCCGGAGGCCCGTCCCCGAACCGTTGAGTCCCGGATCTCGGGCCGCGTCACCGACTGGCACGTCGTCGAGGGGGACGAGGTGGCGGAAGGGGACACCATTGCGGTGTTGGGGGATCTGGGCTCCTCCTACCTAGACGACCAGTTTGCGGACCGGGTGGCCGAACAGCGGACCAACAAACTCAATGGACTGCGCCTGGAGGTGGAGCAGGCCCGCCAGAAACTTGCCCAGGCCCGCCAGAAACGACGGTCCGCCGAGGCAAAGGTTGAAAACGCCGCCCTGGGCATATCGACGGCCCGCACCCGGCTCGCCCGCATCGAGGACCTGCAGAGCGACGGCATCTCGTCCGTCCGGGACCTGGAGACCGCCCGGCTCAAATTTCGGAAGGCACGGACCGACTCGGTCGCCGCCGCGGCGGACCTGGCCGCGGCACGCCGGGCCGTTGAGTCGGCTCGCCTCAACGTGGACCGGAAGGAGCAGAAGCTGGGGGCTCAGCAGGCTGCGCTCAGCCGCAAGGTTGACAATGCCCGGGAGCGCGCGTCCAACGCCGTGGTCCGTGCGCCCATCGGCGGAACAGTGTCCAGCATCAACCGCGTGGGGCCGGGCCAGACGGTCAAGAAAGGGACCTCCCTCGCAACGGTCGCCCCCGAGACGGACGACCGGGCCGCGGAGCTCTTTGTGAGCAGCATCGGCGCCTCCCTCGTCGAGCCGGGCCGGCAGGTCCAACTGCAATTCTCCGGGTTCCCTGCCCTCCAGTTTTCGGGGCTGCCCGACGTCTCCACCGGTACCTTCAGGGGAACCGTCCGCTTCATCGATCCCATCGGAGATGGGTCCGGCCGCTTCCGGATGCTGGTCGTCCCGGACACGACCACAGACGACTCCAGCTGGCCCAGTCCTGAATACCTCCGTCAGGGCGCGCCGGCAAAGGGGGCCGTACTGCTGTCCAACGTGTCGCTCGGGTACGAAATCTGGCGCCGCATGAACGGCCTCCCCCCGCAGCTCTCCACGCAACAAGGGGCGGCCTCGGCGAAGTAG
- a CDS encoding TolC family protein, whose translation MTVRALVLILAFAPIGAVAQDPGMPARGNDTNAALPCASADDCPVLTLDDVRRRVLATSPAARANRLADDRAAARILDARGGFEPSLVSGYEYKTQDGKDKLNVLRSGVNWPLNLPASPTLKFDYRRGLGSSIDPSVKTSRVGETRFGLSFAPLGGFRTDKSRAALDKARLAPRRADALQARKRNLLLLKASRAFWDWVKARQTLEVSRGLLQLAERRQTLVTKEARAGEIPAVDSIDAARTTASRQATLEKARRTAREKRIKLATFLWDEDGSPASFRYAPPDLDMPAPVDTTQQSDAVERALTRRPMLRVMDLKRQKTEIEQRLAQEQLRPKVKLEAQAVSYTDSPLNISDVKVGFEVDQPFFFRGRRSDVQETEIALRDLELKRDAARRTVRADVESALAALTQSHRRARSAQRNEQLAEQLRRAEQRRFEQGQGTLFVLNKREQSLAKARKQFIAAKISTLKARATYQWATGTIGDPYVDSGLQNEQKDSVRE comes from the coding sequence ATGACCGTTCGCGCTCTGGTCCTCATTCTCGCGTTCGCCCCGATTGGGGCGGTGGCTCAGGACCCCGGCATGCCGGCACGAGGCAACGACACGAACGCCGCCCTCCCCTGCGCGTCGGCGGACGACTGCCCGGTGCTCACCCTGGATGACGTGCGTCGCCGAGTGCTGGCGACCAGTCCGGCCGCCCGGGCCAATCGGTTGGCAGACGACCGGGCGGCGGCGCGAATCTTGGACGCCCGGGGCGGTTTCGAACCGTCGCTCGTGTCCGGCTACGAGTACAAGACGCAGGACGGGAAGGACAAACTGAACGTGCTACGAAGCGGGGTCAACTGGCCCCTGAACCTGCCAGCGAGCCCAACCCTCAAGTTCGACTATCGCCGGGGGCTCGGCTCCAGCATCGATCCGTCGGTGAAAACCTCCCGGGTGGGCGAGACGCGCTTTGGCCTCTCGTTCGCTCCGCTCGGGGGATTTCGGACCGACAAGTCTCGGGCCGCACTCGACAAGGCCCGGCTGGCCCCCCGACGGGCCGACGCCCTGCAGGCCAGAAAGCGAAACCTGTTGCTGTTGAAGGCCTCTCGGGCCTTCTGGGACTGGGTGAAGGCCCGCCAGACCCTGGAGGTGAGCCGCGGGCTGCTTCAGCTGGCCGAGCGGCGCCAGACCCTGGTCACAAAAGAAGCACGGGCCGGCGAAATTCCGGCGGTTGACAGCATCGACGCGGCCCGGACGACCGCCAGCCGCCAGGCAACGCTGGAGAAGGCGCGACGGACTGCGCGCGAGAAGCGCATCAAGCTCGCCACGTTTCTGTGGGACGAAGACGGCTCCCCGGCGTCGTTCCGGTACGCGCCCCCGGACTTGGACATGCCCGCCCCCGTCGACACCACCCAGCAGTCGGATGCCGTGGAGAGGGCCCTTACGCGCCGCCCCATGTTGCGGGTGATGGACCTCAAGCGCCAAAAGACCGAAATCGAGCAGCGACTGGCCCAGGAGCAGCTCCGTCCCAAGGTCAAACTTGAGGCCCAGGCCGTATCGTACACGGACAGCCCGTTGAACATTTCGGATGTCAAGGTAGGCTTCGAGGTGGACCAGCCGTTCTTTTTCCGGGGCCGACGCAGCGACGTGCAGGAAACCGAAATTGCGCTGCGCGACCTTGAACTGAAGCGGGATGCCGCCAGGCGGACAGTGCGGGCGGATGTGGAGTCGGCCCTCGCCGCTCTGACGCAGTCTCACCGCCGGGCTCGGTCGGCGCAGCGCAACGAGCAGCTCGCCGAGCAGCTCCGACGAGCAGAGCAGCGCCGCTTCGAGCAAGGACAGGGCACCCTATTTGTGCTCAACAAGCGGGAGCAGTCCCTGGCGAAGGCACGGAAGCAGTTCATCGCCGCCAAGATTAGCACCCTGAAGGCCCGCGCGACCTACCAGTGGGCCACCGGCACCATCGGAGACCCGTACGTTGACAGTGGCCTGCAAAATGAGCAGAAGGACTCCGTGCGAGAATAG